TCAGCGATTCTTTCAATCTTTAAAAGGAAAGcatgatatatttcaatcttgtattaaataattcaaaatgaaaaaatataaatattatacatatatttataaatattatatacataataatatatttatttatataaatatattatattataacatatttatttatataaaaaatataatttttataaatatttatatattataatatttatttatatatgtaatatctatttagatattaaaaataattaagagaattaacaaaagattccaattttttttctttttttattttagatgatattttattatttcccttttttctttataataaattgtttgtaatatatataatatattctttgtaataaattttaagaagttttaattttatcattttaagaaatttaattatttatataacatataaattatataataactttatgttatataattctaaatttaaaattttattttttattcttatttcttaaaaaataataatttcattaatatttataatattaaaaaaattattattaagtttacactcttattatataatatgactattatttcaattaattttttttattacaataaacaatttaaaagttaaaatataatatttttttaggatCTAAGATTAGAAGGTGATAACAAAACAGTTTTAGCTAATCACTTAGAatcaaagaaacgaaaattggGTAAACTTCCTCCAGTTTATCCAAACGGATGGTTTGCCTTGTTAGAAAGTTCTCAATTAGATAAAGGTCAAGTGAAACATGTGGCTGCACTTGGACAAAATTTTGCAGTTTTcaggtattttaatttttaaaatgtaaatgtaatttttaaaatgtaaaatgaatgattaaaaaattaaaaaatttattttataattgcttttaattcaagaaattaaaagtataattgaactttatataaatttaataataatatttaataataatatttatttaaagaacagATAATGGGACAATAAGAATTTTAGATGCCTACTGTCCTCATTTGGGTGCAAATATGGCTGAGGGTGGACGTGTAAAAGGTGATTGCTTAGAATGTCCTTTTCATGGTTGGCAATTTCGTGGTTCTGATGGACAATGCAATCACATCCCATATGCCGATAAAggtaattcaaattataattttatttaattatatcttattttttttaattttaattattaaagctgtttatatattatatattgattatactgtatactttattttagTGCCACATATTGCTAGAACTAAAACTTGGAAAAGTTGTGAGgctaacgaaattattttcgtttggTATCATGCAGAGGGATTAGAACCGAATTGGCAACCACAAACAATTAGCCATGTTTTAAATCGAACATGGCGTTATCATGGACGAaatgaatttcttattaattgtcATATACAGgtcagattttaattaatttaaatacaatttcattatttgtttattttataatgtaaataataatatgaaacattgaatgaaaattcaaattttgtttttattattttaaaatttttatctatttatatatatatatatatatatatatatgtgtgtatataaagaaaataaaattttaatatttgaagattaaaaatgattaaaataaaaatttcaatcgatcaTGGAAACTAAAATCAAGGAAACCAAATTATCATTAAGATTTAGATCAGCAGCGAtcttttagtattattttttttcttttttttcttcttttttttttttttttttagatatgtgTTAAATAAAGCTGatggatatttgaaataagaaatggaTTTTGGACTCCTTGATTGCAGCATCCATGATGAATTCTAAGAATGATGATCGTTGTTTTGAGTTTAAACAGGTAAGAAACTCATAACTATTCcgaaactaaaaaaaagttaaaatattaattaataaagtaaaaataattttaaaattaatatggcaaaaaataataaaaatacaattatattaaatatacaaaaataaatattttacaaaaaattattaaaaattatagataaactatatttgatttttattttattcaatatcaaataaaaataaaaaaattgataataataaaatatttaatcaaaaataaagttgtaagacaaaatattataatataaatattataattttcaggaAGTTGCAGAAAATGGTGCTGATTCAGCACATCTTAGTGCAGTACATGGTCCagcaatatttacaaaaattgcaaattttttttcttttttcgctcgACATTCATGGACCAACGTCAATTGGACACcacatatttctttcttaagatcccaagattttaaagaaatcaaaacaataaaacaaGATGATGAAAACTTAAAGCATAGAGCATATATGACTTTAAGACATAGTCtaattctatttgaaaaatttaaacttttacaaTTGGATGTAAATGTTCAACAAATAGGCCCGGGATATGTCGAACTTATGATGCATACTTCTTTGGGATCAATGTGTATTTTTCAGACAGTAACACCAATGGAACCCCTTTTACAAAaggttcttaaaattttaaatatataacattattaaaattcttctacattttttatttgtatttttttaactatatattatatattattaattatatactagtttattaagaatacaatttttcttaaaaaataataataataaacttatttcttagaaaagatttaaatttcagtaaaaaaattaattactacaatattttttcattcattatttttttatttattaaaaaatattttctttattataattattgttatcatttttattattaggtgACTCATTTACTATATTCTCCTCCTCTACTTGGTCCATATGCTAGCATGTTATTCTTAGCAGAATGCTTAATGTTTGAAAGAGACGTAGCCATTTGGAATCGAAAGAAGTTCGAAAAACAACCCCTTTTGGTCAAAGAAGATAAAAGCATACTTGTTTATCGCAGATGGTATGCTCAATTTTATTCGCAACACAGTCCAAGTTATCATTCTGCCATTAAATCTTTACAAtggtaaattttttgtattgaaaatttttgtatttttcacggaactcaaattttattatataaattataatattaatgaaaattgaaaaaataattcatttataatgttaataataaaaaattgaaaatatttacaaagaaaGACATgcacaaatatttacaaagaaaatgagaaaggagaagatgatgtatttaatctaaaattcaaatatattatattattcctatatatttaaatatctatatcctatatatttaaattgaattctctataatgtaatatattatcttttttataaaaaaatgaacatacatatttttacaaccttatttccttttttaaataagtattattaataataaatattattaaaaaagatatttgaatttatattatcttaaaaaacttACATAATTcagattcaataaaaaaaataatcatatgatatctatataaatcacGTTGCAGCTGATTGGTTAATCAAATCAGTGGCGGCTCTTTAATACCTTAAAAACAGTTAGGCTaccacaaaaaatttattttcctcgcaaaaaaaaaacatgactTCTGAAATAGATCTAAATGATgtgagtaatttaaatttttcgcggTTTTTCCTATTTAGGTATTGTATTtaacgttatattattttaatattttggcGGTTATTGTGTTGAAACATAAccttaatttgattatttttttgttaattactttgtaatattttagttataatttaaaaatcaaagaattaaaaaattaataattaatattttattataatttaaaatatatagtggTCATATAGTGATTTATTtagatctaaaaaataataggtataaaaaatttatcaaaagttttgttataaagaaattatctaaaatataagcaataaaaaataaaatttaaaataaaaataataaataaagaactaATTGAttagcaaattaaaaaattaattaataaaaaaattaatattcaaacaacaaacaaaaaatgcaaataataataatcttcatttatattacatatttaaatgttttctacaaaaagaataaaacattaataaaagtattaatctatgcataaatttaattattgaaataaatatatattaatttttatttattaatattagtcaGTGCATTTATTTGtactttattattctattttcaaaaactaacatataaagaaatagatgaaactaataaaaaattatatatacatatgtagtaataatgaaaaaataattaaatgaaattaaatttgaatttataaataatacattatgtgtagtaattaataaattaatagataaaaaatataattgcttaATAAtctcttatataaaatgtttttttttagaaaaattaatttacttaaaaattaaaaaaaaatttaatatataattataaatttttaaatatttaaatatcaaataatcaaaaaattttaatgagctaattatataaaaaaaaaatttattctatgcttaattgttataatattataatttattaattagtactataaatttttattatataaattattattattataaatctgatctataaaaattttttttccaaattttaattaaacattgaaattatttttctttttattatatttgtaagtttttaattcttaaatgcATATTACTAATTGAaactttcttataattttgtattatattaaattaaatgtaatattattatatatattatatatatatattattatattaattatattattatatatattattatattattaatattattatatatgtattatatataaaattataaataataatactaataatatcagtaatattatttttcaagagatctacttatattaaaattctttttcaacaatattttaaagaaatagtaGAATTCATCATGATGAGATAATCTTTaagaacaattttcttttatatttatgctgtaaaattttctttatgtacaaatacaatgtatattagaaaatttttaattttaaccattgatttaaaatatatatatttttttaacaattccttaaatatctatttttttatatagttccCAACACTAAAACTAAAACATGTCCATATCAaggacaaaaaaaatttattaaggaCAATAAACACAATGTTGACAGGTGGATGTAATTCTTTACAGGTACAatgtttttaaacaatttaattgatatttttttttaatattaattttttatgcgcataaatttttattttaaatatatatatatatatatgtatatatatcatatataatttaataataatgaaataattcataatatataatcttaattttaatttcattaaaaaattctaatttcagaTAGTTACAGATTTTGATTTAACATTAACAAAACAACAtgtaaatggaaaaaaggTTCTTAGTAGTTTtggtatgtaaatatataaatagtattttattaataaaaaatataggtataactatatatataaaatttttattataacaaagtaaataaaatacaattttttttgtaatttaaaaaaaaataggaattttTAGCAAATGCAAGCAACTTccagaaatatatacaaaagaatCAAATcgtctttataaaaaatatagaccAATTGAAATAGATCCTGATTtatcaattcaaataaaaacagaaGCAATGACAGATTGGATGATAGCTGCAGAAGAAATACTAAAAGGAATACCTTTTGATCCTAATGAAATATCAGAAGTAAGCAAGATTTATGGAACAAATTTAAGGGATGGTACAAAAGaacttttaacaaaattatatcttgCTGAAGTTCCAGTACTGGTTTTTAGTGCTGGTTTAGGAGATATTGTTCAAGCTATTTTAGAAAACCaagaagttttatttaataatgtaaaggtatttaaaatttgttaactttttaaaaatatataatactaatgataataataataatataaataataaaagtaaacataataataaaaattattttaatcttttagataatctcaaattttcttaaatatgaaGATGGAAAATTAGCAGGATTTCAAAATGAAGGATTAAttcatgtttttaataaaaacgaacATGCTATAgaacaagaatattttaaagtttttgaaaaaagaaaaaatattcttttaatgggTGATACTATAGGTGATGCATCAATGGTTGATGGAATGTTAAATACATGTgctgttttaaaaattggttTTCTTTATGACAATGTAGGTAttcatgtaataatttatatattcatatttgaaaaatattatgaaaaataattatagtatattcaaatatattaataaataatatataaataattaataataataattatatattttttatttaaaatgaatattaaattattatatttgatttatattaacataatacataatatactatatataataacatttatattaacatatacataattaatttgaatgaaattatgaatataatataatttgatatgtcttaaataatcttacaatttcaatatataattatatacaatatatataatatataattatttttaaatgaacttacaaattgaattttttacagGTTGAAAATAGTCTGGCTtcatatatggaaaaatttgatattgtcTTAGTTGATGATCAAACAATGCAAGTTCCAATTGatatattacgattattattataaaagaattcaactttttaatttttattatttataaagtatctctttttcacttttaatctctatcttgcaatttatttattttatttaaagctgTTTAACAAACtatgttcaaaaatatcattttacattattttctttatcatttataaattgtctttttagtgtgattttatatattagatatttatatattttttaaatatgtatgtatcttttaatagaaattgttaaaatctaattaatcttattaaaataataaaataaaaatgtattctcgcttatatttaaatttatataatttatctttttaaattaaacaaaatcttatttgtattttatattattatcttcaaaGATTGagacaaaattttgaaaaatgatatgtaacatttttttttaaataattattattaaattacaagaagaaaaaaattctattttttgaaacataataatgataatatgttCAATTCTGTTAAATaatcattcataaaattccctataataatgaatacatATTACTTTaacatatgttaaaaaaaacaaattgagaACCGTTGATCATTGATTTACCTGATACGTTACTAACCAAAAGCTACTTTTGTGCCtttcgtttattaaaatttaattttgttaatctaAAACTATTTCTACGTaagttactttaaattttttcaatcataattattttctgaaatgttaaattataatattcaattaaataaattttataataaaattttttaacaagacaatttattattatgaaatatatagttaTGAATAAACACAATccaattaatcgattttaatcgatattaaatattataaaatcgataattacaatcaaattaataatatttaaataaatcattttaattaatttctaatttcatttaaaatatatattttttataggtattactaattatataaaaaattttaaaaacttgagtaaaagtataatatactaaaagtatattttaaaattaataataaataaaaatattaaatgaatagtaTTGCAGAAGCTTGTAATAATctcaaaaaagaatatgaCGGATGCTTTAAGCTTTGGTTTtccgaaaaatttcttaaaggaGATTTAGATGATTCAATGTGCTCAAATCatttcaaattgtataatCAATGTCTTCAGGtaatcaaactttttttctctttataaaatttcatttgaattaaatgttcaatttaaaaataaaaattacaattttatatgtatcacaaaaatgtatgtatcatgaaattgaaatattaaaataatttttcagaaatttttttttaaattttataaaaatggattcagttacaattattataaataaattaaaatataaataattgttagaaatataattatatttatttttttaattaatttttttaaattaaattttaaaaatatgtaaaataatgcaatatgTATTGTGCAcagtaataatgaaaatcatgTATAATACATGGAATGTATGGAttgcacaattttattttcttttgaacaCACAATGAATAACcaagcaaaatttttataattattaacgtaatattaatttttaattcactaatatttaaattaatgtgcaaattaattaaatttaataataaattatggaagcttgtaaagaattaaaagcaaAGTATGATCGTTGTTTTAATGATTGGttctctgaaaaatttttacgcgGAATTTATGATGATAGTGAATGTGCACCATTACTTAAAGTTTATACCAAATGTGTAGCGGTAAGTTAAACACTGAcaaaaattaactttctttatttttaaaattctaacctTCTATCTATTTAaagtaaagttttaattttataatagtataaaaaaattatatgaaatatgtatgtatatatgattatttagattttaatttttacattttaaaattataaacgttagaattattttaaaatcttttaatctaGATAAAATagactataataaaaattaataaatttcatgtattaaatataaatgtaaaaatttaatttttgtcagaatttcaataattttaagaattttgtgattattattaatttctattttaatattatattctagtttaatattatataaagtcaatataaatttatataattattttgtattgttatattttataaatatttcaaatatacaaattattattatttatattttaccattaaataattgttattttggtacaatttaaaaaaatgtacattatTATGTTTCAGCAAGCAATGAAAGATCAAAACATAAATTtggatgaaataaatatagctCATTTAGGAACagaacaagaaaagaaaactgaaaattgataattatgtctttaataataattttgaattctttaacagaatttttttttatattttattataaaaatgtgttatatattctttcataaataatgattatgccttttcatttttattaataaataccaaGTATAAATactgatttttaaatgtatgcatttttattttcctatacaaaaatttttaaaaataatatcaagaacttcttcattattaatagaacCAGTTATTTTGCCAAGTTCTCTTGCTGCATTTCTAATATCCTGTAAAGATATAGCCATATCATAATTTGCTATTTCAGTTTTCTCTAAATAGTATTTAAGATAATCTAAAACATGCAATAAATGATTTCTATATCGAGCATGACTGATAACAGGACTTTCTTTACATGGATTTCCGcatctaaaattaaagatataaattaataaaataaacaacataaacattttatttataattataataaaaaaatataaatgttttattacaatgcttaataaattacataacatttatttaattttcaattatatatatatatatatatatatatactcacaTTTCTTCAAAACATTGTCCCAATGCATTTATAAGTTCTTTTAAACCTTCTTGTGTTTTACATGATATAGGAATAACATTTtgttttctccaattttttatttcatcttctttaatcaaatctattttatttaatattaaaagaactctttttttatctatttccagaaaattcttatattgttTTAGAAAATCTTCCAAAGatgtttttacattattttctgcactaattatgcatataataaaatctgctttttttgaatattcctttgtttttttaataccttctatttctatttcattttctggGTCATTTCTAATCCCAGCAGTATCTGCAAGGATCATTGGATATCCACAGATATCTATtgttaattctataatatctcTTGTTGTTCCTGGTAAAGATGTAACAATAGctgcattttttttagagagaagatttaaaaaactgCTTTTTCCTACATTAGGTTTTCCAAGAATTGCTACATGTATTCCACTACGTaaaatttctccttttctttcatcGGAAAGATGttgttgtatttttatatataatttttgaatattaattttagtatcTTCTAAGACATTAGAAGTTACATTATGCTCTTCAGCAAAATCAATATAAGCTTCTAAATTggcaagaatatttaaaagaataatacgcCATGACTCATAGATATGATAAAGAGAACCAATTGTTTGATTAGAAGCCTGTTaagattttaagtaaaaaatataatataatatatattatattataatacaattataatataaatataatttcttaatatatatgatataatataataatatgaaatgataaagtatttttatagaatgatttcatttttacctGCTTACGTTGTTTCTCAGTTTCTGCTTCGATTAAATCACCTATACCTTCTGCTTCagttaaatctaattttccatttaaaaatgcTCTTCTTGTAAATTCACCAGGAAGTGCTAATTGAAAATGTAGCTTTGCAAGAGCATTTAGAATTGATGTAATTACTGCAGGACCACCATGAACATGAAATTCTATACAATCCTCACCAGTAAATGAATTGGGTCCTAaatcaattcatatttaattttattttttatattaattcacatatattattttgaattcattttatttaaattttattaaattatattatcattaccTGGAAACCAAAGACATAGACCTCTATCtaacatttcttttgtttcaggatcataaattttttttaagagagcCATTCTAGGTTTTAATTCAGATATTTTTGTCATTCTTTTTAAAGCTACTAATGCTTTTGGACCAGATATTCGAATTACTGCTACTCCACATTTTCCATAtcctttaatataaaaagattttattatttaatgatttaaacagattaataaattcatattaatgagATCATATACAAAACATTAATCATACacaaaaacattataataatttaaagtaatttaaattgaattcaaagtaattttttttaaataaaatataaataaattaaatataaaaataaataaatataaaaattaaataaaaatataaataaataatagatataaaaatattagcagtatttttatttttgttttattttaaaaatcattttatcaaattataattaatttaaaatacaacataaataaaaagatattgtttatatatatatatattttgttattatatattttattatatatatatatatttaattgtttaaaatatattatgttatatatgcatgtatatataacataatatattttaaacaattaaatttacgatCATGAAGCGCATGCGCAAATAAATTAGCGAAATGTAAAATGTCTTATCATAAAAAACAATGTcgacgattttaaattaaaattacatatatattatacaattttttaaaattatacattaatttgatgaaaatattgataatataaatattgcaaaagatacgaaaaaaataaaacaaccaGAAGAAAGTGCATAAATTGTGGATGATCTAGATTCATCAAAGTGTTTTTGATGTAAAATTTGATGTGGAATAAAAACTGTAtgtcttattatttttgaagtcATTaacttccaaatatttttatttaaaaatattcgtaacatttgattatttaatatataaactttaaattctttttaaatgtgaTATGACACTacgtatttcatttatatttttttcacataagGTTAGGTATTTAAGTATGTCGAACGAGATCAAATTTGATcaggaatataaaaattagattaatattttcaatttaaataaaaataaaatatttccttttaaattaaaaaagaataatttaagtattttatatattttaatataaatatttataatgcaaaattaaaagttgaatgcgtaataagtttataatataaatgttaaaataaattaagaaaatggcAGAATTTGCAAAAAACTTAATAAGTAGTAAAGATGTACAAAAACAGTGTAACGATTGGATAGaatcacaaaaaaattttacatatacagatgaaatacaatttaaaagaaaacagaTAGACGACAATGATAGTTATAATACTGATTCTGAATTTGATTCCGTATCAGAAAATGGtgcaaaaagaagaagagttgGTTTACCAGTAAAACGTGAAGTTTATCATCTCTCTTGTGAATGGATTGATTGCAAATATGAAACCAATCATgttgagaaatttataaatcacgtGGCCACGCACGTGTCAGATTTAAATAcgcgaattaatgaaaaagacattaatgtttatatatgtcAATGGAGCGGTTGTTTATATGAAAGTAATGATCCTGATGAGATTTCTAGGCATGTTAATTATCATGCTTATCATACTAAATTAAAATGCATTGGATCAAATATTCGTACTAGAATTAAATTACctgtaagtaattatttttactatatttttttaatatatgttataaataaattttatttcataaaataacgtataaatatatataatatatattttatttttatttgaaataaaaaaatgatattatttaaatataaatataaattttaattaaattaaaatttacttttatattattttcaacttattcgatttaaaaatcaattgggATAATATatgagtatataaatatttataagaaaatatatataattatatatgtatatataagtattcataagaaaaaaataactatatataaaataacatataattatatatatatttcagaaatgtTGTAGAGATTCTGAATGGAAAAATGTGATAGATCTTCCAGCACCACTTCTTTGTCGCTGGGAagaatgtttgaaatattttagaaattatcaattatatttatatcatgtaGCTGCTCATATTCAGGAAGGTCCAAGAGGTAACAAAGTTGAAGGAGGTTTAGAATGCAAATGGACAGGTTGTAGTAACTTATATcctaatttatacaaattgagAGATCATATACGACATCatacaaaggaaaaaattgttgcttGTCCTGATTGTGGTGCTACTTTTGCttctaatacaaaatttcatatacattGCAAACGACAAATTCCAATTGatggtaaaattataaaaagtttttattcatttatacatattacaatttaaatatatatattatatattatattatgagtaatttttttaattataaaaatgtttagaataaatattaggatttgataagtaaattatttttaatatctataataataatttatattaaaaaattaagtttatataaaaataatttttattagttcaaGGATTCCAGTGTTc
This DNA window, taken from Apis cerana isolate GH-2021 linkage group LG5, AcerK_1.0, whole genome shotgun sequence, encodes the following:
- the LOC108001271 gene encoding cholesterol 7-desaturase nvd isoform X1 yields the protein MENKENKRGGSEGVPEGQVFRVHLLFFVRGQRVKKTTMAGWWSFGGAFLLFFTILLSYLYKINWIKDLRLEGDNKTVLANHLESKKRKLGKLPPVYPNGWFALLESSQLDKGQVKHVAALGQNFAVFRTDNGTIRILDAYCPHLGANMAEGGRVKGDCLECPFHGWQFRGSDGQCNHIPYADKVPHIARTKTWKSCEANEIIFVWYHAEGLEPNWQPQTISHVLNRTWRYHGRNEFLINCHIQEVAENGADSAHLSAVHGPAIFTKIANFFSFFARHSWTNVNWTPHISFLRSQDFKEIKTIKQDDENLKHRAYMTLRHSLILFEKFKLLQLDVNVQQIGPGYVELMMHTSLGSMCIFQTVTPMEPLLQKVTHLLYSPPLLGPYASMLFLAECLMFERDVAIWNRKKFEKQPLLVKEDKSILVYRRWYAQFYSQHSPSYHSAIKSLQW
- the LOC108001271 gene encoding cholesterol 7-desaturase nvd isoform X2 is translated as MAGWWSFGGAFLLFFTILLSYLYKINWIKDLRLEGDNKTVLANHLESKKRKLGKLPPVYPNGWFALLESSQLDKGQVKHVAALGQNFAVFRTDNGTIRILDAYCPHLGANMAEGGRVKGDCLECPFHGWQFRGSDGQCNHIPYADKVPHIARTKTWKSCEANEIIFVWYHAEGLEPNWQPQTISHVLNRTWRYHGRNEFLINCHIQEVAENGADSAHLSAVHGPAIFTKIANFFSFFARHSWTNVNWTPHISFLRSQDFKEIKTIKQDDENLKHRAYMTLRHSLILFEKFKLLQLDVNVQQIGPGYVELMMHTSLGSMCIFQTVTPMEPLLQKVTHLLYSPPLLGPYASMLFLAECLMFERDVAIWNRKKFEKQPLLVKEDKSILVYRRWYAQFYSQHSPSYHSAIKSLQW
- the LOC108001417 gene encoding 7-methylguanosine phosphate-specific 5'-nucleotidase isoform X3; the encoded protein is MTSEIDLNDIVTDFDLTLTKQHVNGKKVLSSFGIFSKCKQLPEIYTKESNRLYKKYRPIEIDPDLSIQIKTEAMTDWMIAAEEILKGIPFDPNEISEVSKIYGTNLRDGTKELLTKLYLAEVPVLVFSAGLGDIVQAILENQEVLFNNVKIISNFLKYEDGKLAGFQNEGLIHVFNKNEHAIEQEYFKVFEKRKNILLMGDTIGDASMVDGMLNTCAVLKIGFLYDNVENSLASYMEKFDIVLVDDQTMQVPIDILRLLL
- the LOC108001417 gene encoding 7-methylguanosine phosphate-specific 5'-nucleotidase isoform X1, producing the protein MTSEIDLNDFPTLKLKHVHIKDKKNLLRTINTMLTGGCNSLQIVTDFDLTLTKQHVNGKKVLSSFGIFSKCKQLPEIYTKESNRLYKKYRPIEIDPDLSIQIKTEAMTDWMIAAEEILKGIPFDPNEISEVSKIYGTNLRDGTKELLTKLYLAEVPVLVFSAGLGDIVQAILENQEVLFNNVKIISNFLKYEDGKLAGFQNEGLIHVFNKNEHAIEQEYFKVFEKRKNILLMGDTIGDASMVDGMLNTCAVLKIGFLYDNVENSLASYMEKFDIVLVDDQTMQVPIDILRLLL
- the LOC108001417 gene encoding 7-methylguanosine phosphate-specific 5'-nucleotidase isoform X2, whose product is MLTGGCNSLQIVTDFDLTLTKQHVNGKKVLSSFGIFSKCKQLPEIYTKESNRLYKKYRPIEIDPDLSIQIKTEAMTDWMIAAEEILKGIPFDPNEISEVSKIYGTNLRDGTKELLTKLYLAEVPVLVFSAGLGDIVQAILENQEVLFNNVKIISNFLKYEDGKLAGFQNEGLIHVFNKNEHAIEQEYFKVFEKRKNILLMGDTIGDASMVDGMLNTCAVLKIGFLYDNVENSLASYMEKFDIVLVDDQTMQVPIDILRLLL
- the LOC108001400 gene encoding TP53-regulated inhibitor of apoptosis 1, translated to MEACKELKAKYDRCFNDWFSEKFLRGIYDDSECAPLLKVYTKCVAQAMKDQNINLDEINIAHLGTEQEKKTEN